In one window of Trachemys scripta elegans isolate TJP31775 chromosome 5, CAS_Tse_1.0, whole genome shotgun sequence DNA:
- the SPP1 gene encoding osteopontin, with the protein MKIAVLCLCVISIAFALPVSKLKRHAISESSEENHDSRSHHSHRHHHQHVHTQSRVRPAQTQEFLVPPQQDCFSSDESVDTEQQSLPEPASVSNEDDGDHDDNDSNDTDESDEDVVTDFPTDAPVTTPLTPALPTRGDNSGRGDSVAYRMRAKAKLADVYHKEKSSKLYKAAGKFVIHEVSEEDASKPETESQQVDSFKAQPAAHRFPGKSDISLELDVKSNMQDSNEVNSRSRDKSMENDSQQQLDSVEADSDNSKPDVTEDSHMSNESTEQLRAQIEDLQQVDGIPEVNDSNQTSESTEDTQDHKSIEDNEVIL; encoded by the exons ATGAAGATTGCAGTGCTTTGTTTGTGCGTCATCAGCATCGCCTTTGCATTACCA GTGAGTAAACTGAAGCGTCATGCCATCTCAGAGAGCTCTGAAGAAAACCAT GATTCCAGGAGCCATCATTCTCACAGACATCACCACCAGCATGTGCATACACAATCACGTGTGAGACCAGCACAAACACAAGAATTTCTGGTACCACCTCAGCAG GACTGTTTTTCTTCAGACGAAAGTGTTGACACCGAGCAGCAG AGCCTTCCTGAGCCAGCAAGTGTAAGTAATGAAGATGATGGTGATCATGATGATAACGATTCCAATGACACAGATGAATCAGATGAGGATGTTGTCACCGATTTTCCCACTGATGCCCCAGTAACTACACCTTtaacccctgccctccccacaaGGGGAGATAATTCAGGCAGAGGAGACAGCGTGGCCTATAGAATGAGGGCAAAAGCAAAGTTGGCAGATGTATACCATAAGGAGAAGTCTAGCAAGCTCTACAAAGCTGCAGGAAAG TTCGTCATACATGAGGTCTCAGAGGAGGATGCCAGCAAACCAGAAACAGAAAGCCAGCAGGTGGATTCCTTCAAAGCCCAACCTGCTGCACACCGCTTTCCAGGGAAATCTGACATTAGCCTGGAACTGGATGTCAAAAGTAACATGCAGGACAGCAATGAAGTCAACAGCAGGTCACGCGATAAGAGCATGGAAAACGATAGCCAACAGCAGCTTGACAGTGTGGAGGCAGACAGCGACAACAGCAAACCTGATGTCACAGAAGACAGTCACATGAGCAATGAAAGCACAGAACAGCTGCGGGCCCAAATTGAGGACCTACAACAGGTTGATGGTatccctgaagtcaatgatagCAATCAAACTTCTGAGAGCACTGAAGACACTCAAGACCATAAAAGCATTGAAGACAATGAAGTCattctttaa